From Arachis hypogaea cultivar Tifrunner chromosome 3, arahy.Tifrunner.gnm2.J5K5, whole genome shotgun sequence:
TGTAAAATGTTTTTGTAGGGATTAATCCCAGCCATGCAGGAAGTGATGCCAAGAATTCACCATAGATTTTGCGTCTGGCATCTGTGGAGGAATTTTTTCAAACAATGGGGGAGTATACAACTGAAGGAGCTGGTATGGGAATGTGCTAGATCCAGGACTGTTAGTGAATTTGAAAGAAACATGAAGAGGGTGAAGGTGTTAAATGAACGAGCATGAGCTTATTTGGATAAGTGGCCGACAAAGAACAAAGATGAGAGAGGATCTGGGTCCAAGACGAGAATGAAGAGAAAATATAACCCCTTCCGATGCATGTTCTGTAGTGAGGTTGGACACAACAAGAGAAcatgaaaaaagaagaaacaggctgatgctgaagaagaagcaCGTTTAATGCAGCTGCAATTGACATTAACTAAACCTAACACAGATGCACCAAATGAGCTCCCAACTAATGCTACTGGTGCTACTCCAGATAATCCCGTCCCATTGTCTATTTCTCCACCACCACAGCGATCGAATGCAGCCACTGAATCAATAGCAGTTTGATTAactactttaatttcaatttcatgttACTACATCTGTCTAGTTTCTCTATTCATGTGTTTACTTCACATGTCATGCAAGCTAAGGTGAGGGGAAGACCACAAAAGCTTCAAGTTTGTAAGGGAAAAGGGAAAAGAGTTGCCTCTCCCCAACTTGCtccaccaacaacaacaacaactccaatTTCTGCTGGAACAATCAAAAGATCTAGTGTTGCGACAACTAAGAAGCTTGCAAGTTTTATGACCTTCGTCCCAACTCCAGGGTTCAAACGGCCAAGGAAGAAAGACGACGCCATCTGAAGCACATGAATAAGAACATATGcaactttttttttgttggttttagGCTATAGACTAGGAAACATATGTTTGTGTTAAACACTATATAGTCTGAATTTTTTGTAAGGCCTCTATTTTGGGTGCATGTTATGCCTTGGTATGAAGTGTTTCTGTTGAATCACTTTTAGGAACTCTACTACCTTTGGTGTTGACACTTTATATTAAGAAATTTAAGAAACTTTATTATCTTGTTATCTGGTTTGTCATTTGCTTCTCTACATATTATCTTTTCATCACAGGtgtattcaaaatccaaattGTCATTTATAAACTCTAGTTTCAGATTACAATAATTTAGCCAGGGTACTGAAAACAACGAAACCAGTCCTACTTGTACATATATGACATGCAAAGTAAAGCTCCTACTAAGATGACTAACATCACAATAGTGAACATGAAGCACATTAACATTCTATATACTCTGACTTTTGCTTCTAAACTACCTATTCTCCATGCTAACTTAACCTTCCAATCTTCATAATCAATGTCCATTTATCCTTCAATTTCTAGGATACCCCTGGAACCTTCTACAACAGCTACATTTTCATTCTCTTTCACCCATTTAAAAAATTGCAATGGTTCCCTTTCTGAAAATATTGAACAACAGTGTAAACCCCAGAACAAGAGTAAAAGCCAACATGATGGTATCATTCATACAAAATTAAACTCACCCGTCACCCGATATCTTGCACAAGTATGAAACAACCGATTTGGATTCTTTGATGTCCCAGATTTCTTAATCAAAGTTTTTAAACCGtagaaacatgttttctcatgGTTTTGTCTTCTTCTTCGCATGGACGAACTCGACGTATAACTACTGTGTGAGTGCGACGGAAACCCACCACCGGACCCTCCACTTCCGCTTCCCATCATGGCGCTGAGATCAACTTCCTCCTACAAGAACAGCACTTGGGTCTGCGACAACGCTCAAGCAAGGCAATCGTGTTATTCGAAGGTTGGGAATTAGGattttttaatttgacacttAGGGACCAAATTGATGCAACACCTTAAACATATCTCGTCAGCAATATACACACCATGCCAGGTAGGGGTGGCAAGtagggaagcccgccccgccccaccCCGTCCCATGGCGGGCTGGTCCGCCCCGCTCCACTTAGTGAGGCGGTTCCAGAATCCCAGCCCGCCCCGCCTAATGGTGGGCTAGCGGGCCGGCGGGCTAAACCCgctaaatatctttttttttcacttttaactattaaataatatatatatatatatatatatatataaaggcacaaaaaaatctcttctattttttacttttaactattataatttcaaaaagtataaacaaattataatttttatattcacaaatattaaagtctttgtaattataaatattgttcccaaagcaaaataaacataattgtaaatattgtctctaaaacaaaataaatataatctaaaacactcaattttcattttccttctcttgtaagttgggttggaggaagttgggttttggcaaaaaaaattgtaaaaatactccttgccaaaaaaatactaagcccggcGGGAAAGCTCGCCCCGCCCCACCAAAGCCCGCGGTTTAAACGGTACGGATTAAGCggacttttgctatttggcggtcatAATTTTCCAGTCaaacccgccttttttggcgggttacgcgggtcggtccggcgggtttaggcctgtttgccacccctaatgCCACGTGTTAGGGTGGCCAGCCAAGTCACAGTCCACGTCAGCAGATTTCTAACGGCGACGTCACTCAATTAACGGAAGGACGAATGTGATTTAAATTAATTCTTTcgaggactaatttgattaaaaaaattattcggaAACGAAAATAAAGATCGCGTGATCTTTCACAGACGAATTTGAATATTAACCCAATTAAAATTTATCAGAGATTCAAATGTTCaactaaaaatttatcaaaaacaaaTTATCTTAGTACAAGTAGTAAAATATAAATGAATATCGATGTAaacttatattaaattaataataatacattAATATTAAAATCTCGTATATTAAACTAACCCACTAAAACCATTAcgacatattttttatataactttttatatattagaaccttgaaatttgaaaaaataaaaaagggttcTTTGTTTTGCTTGGGTAGATACACTAACTAGGTGTGTAAACTTGGTTTTAAAATAAGATGCTTCATGTTTGATTGTCCTCTACTATATATAGGTAGAATCAAAAGTATGTTTAAAGTCTTAACATTCTTCCTCCAgattgtgcattaaatttttctttcaaaaaacatGCAAAACTTAACATactttaaaaagaatttaataatttatttataaagtaTGATAACATgctttataaattttgaaaatatataatttattaaattacatATGCACATACAAAAAATCAATCACCATGGATTTAGATATAAATACATGcattgtttaactcatttttaatgtatattttgtatttcaacatgtattttcTATAAAAGACTAGTTTAATGACTATATTTTAGTGCATATGTAGTAGCATGGTTGATAAAATAATTAGCAACACTTAATTATTAAGATAATCACATGATTTAAttacaaaaacaacaacaacaacaaaaccttGTCCCATTAGATGGAGTCGGCTACATGAATTAAATGGCGCCATCGGCTACatgatttaattacaaatttgacaaaatttaattatttcagagtgttgaccaaaaaaataaaataaaaacaaaattagagaGTAAACATAATACTATACTCTTCCCTCAAAATACAAGAATTTTGATTGAGTAAATGACTGTATAACACATTAAGTGTATAGTAATTAAACTCAAGCAATTGAAGAAACAATTGAATAAAGGAATTAGTCTCATCAATACATTTATGTCCTAGAAGTGCAAAGCAATGCTATATCACAACTTGAATGTGAGATCCTTAAACCTTTTTATTTAGTTACAACATTATTGTTCTCAGCCCTCAGAGCTGAGAGGAATACTAATTATGATCCAACGTACTATAAGtaatatatgtataatatataaaaactcAGTAGTTTGTATACAACTGTTGTATCTACCAAGCGTCAATTTTCAACAAGGATTAATCTATGGCTGGATAATTTGAGCTTCAGTGCAGCAACAATACAAGCTTGGACTTTCATGATCCAGAAACTAAGTCACTTATGGAAGTCAAAGGTGAACTGTAACCATGCACTACAGAATCTCTCCAGAAAGCCATTCCTATCACAATTCacaaggaagaaaataaaataaaataaaagaaaatcaatctccACAAAATATTGTATTTTTGGTATAATGCTACTAGTCTATTTATTGAGAGGAAAAAAAATACTATGTTTAAATTTTCTAGAATCACATTTTTGTAGAATGCAAATGACTACAATTGCAATATGGAGATGGGATACCTATAATATCTGAGTTATGAATCATATCAATGTATTATTATGAGTGTGTGACTGTGTTTCAGTGTGTTTGTGTGTTATCATTAGGGCCAGGAGAGTAATTAACCTATCCATGAAACCAAACCAGCAGTAGCTGCCAAGAAGAATTCCTTGCTGATAATGTTTGACCTGAAAAGAAAGCGCAATATTAGTTTATAATTGTTGCTGAAGGAAACACACAAATGCAGGGGAAAAGTGAGCATAGATTAGCTTACAAGTATAGGCATGCAATGTTCCCGTATCCGTAAAAAAAGGTAGCCCAAGCTGAACCAGTGAACCTACAATTACAGTTCATTTTAACCAATGAAGAGCCGACTTTATATGTAGAAGTAGctacaaaaaaaatacacaacaCCAAAATTGAAGCAAGAACAACACGAAGGCAATGGTGGAAGATCAAGAAACTATAGGTGGGCCATGTGCATGTCAACGGGAGCAGAGTAAATAAAAGTGCTGTTAATTATAGTATAACCATGAAAAACTGGATTTAGAATTCCATGCATCAACAAGTCACTTTGCTTTCTACTATGAAAAGTAGCAACCTGTACCCTATTACCTTAGAGTACAAACAATGTAATGATATGTGCTATTTGGTCAAGGGCTCAATGATAAAACTGTTCTAAAATGTCATGTATGTAAATATGGTGTTCCGATGAAATGTACATGTCAGGAGAAAACAGAGAATTACCACATGAGATCACGGATTAAGAGTGCACGTGGGAGCATAAGTCCATTCCCAATCATAGCTAGCAACATAGAAATTGCTGACAAGCCTTTCATGTTCTCGGGATTGAGATAATTTGTCCACTAGAGAACAAGAAAAGTCACAAAGGTCATAAATACAAGAATCGAACTGCTCCTTGTAAATATTTCTCGTATATAACATTTACCATTTGGGAAACCGGCATCCACATGAAAAGTAATGTAGCTGTCCATCCAGATATTCCTCCAACAAATTTGACACCTTGCTCAGAAAGTTTTCCACTTCTTGCCTGCAAATCTTAAAAACTATGCATTTAACATGACAATGGAAGTAAAAGCCTATACTACTAAATTATGCATTTCTTAGTTTCAGTTGATAGATAATATGACGTTTAAATGTAACGATATGGATCCCATCTCTGTGAATACCCTATTCTGCATGAATTGGTGAAATAAGTGCATAATCATGACTTGCTTTCATTTTAAGGCATGTTGTTGCAAAAACCTTCTTTTTTTATGTTACTTAATCATAAGAGTTTCAAGCGAACTAGAAAATAATGTTTACAAGGTACAGCAGATCAAGATATAAGCACTAGGGGCAGTAGATGGCATACTCATCCAACCTGGACTAAGTTGAGAGTTAAGACATAATCAAACAGAAAACAAAGGATATAAGAAGATTACCATGGTAACAGCCAAGACAGCTATCACAAAAGAAATTGCCCCGGGCAAGATGCTGTTAGGTATATAGGGGACAAATGTCGACCACATTATCTGTATCCAGATTATAAATTAGACAACGTAATATGAGAGGCAAAAGGATATAAAGATGTTATCTGCCAGTGTGCACCAATGCACGC
This genomic window contains:
- the LOC112789354 gene encoding maltose excess protein 1-like, chloroplastic isoform X3, with amino-acid sequence MPQIILNARNLAAGNNTALMAVPWLGMLTSLLGNLSLLSYFAKKREQGAMVVQTLGVVSTFVVLAQLALAEAMPLPYFSATSVVVVSGLFLNFMNYFGLLNAGIFRLWEDFITIGGLSVLPQIMWSTFVPYIPNSILPGAISFVIAVLAVTMARSGKLSEQGVKFVGGISGWTATLLFMWMPVSQMWTNYLNPENMKGLSAISMLLAMIGNGLMLPRALLIRDLMWFTGSAWATFFYGYGNIACLYLSNIISKEFFLAATAGLVSWIGMAFWRDSVVHGYSSPLTSISDLVSGS